The following nucleotide sequence is from Streptomyces pactum.
GCCTTCCAGCTGGCCGACATGCGCACCCGGATCGACGCCGCCCGGCTGCTGGTGTGGCGCGCCTCCTGGATGGCGGTGAACGGCAGGCCCTTCACCGCCGCCGAGGGGTCCATGTCCAAGCTCTTCGCCGGCGAGACGGCCAGGACGGTCACGGCCCAGGCGGTGCAGATCCTGGGCGGCAACGGCTTCACCCGCGACTACCCGGTGGAGCGGATGCACCGCGACGCGGCCATCTACACCATCTTCGAGGGCACCAGCGAGATCCAGCGGCTGGTCATCGCCCGCACCCTCTCCGGCGTCCACATCCGCTGAGGCCCGGCGGTCCGGGGCCCGGCCGTCCGGACGGTCGCCCGTCCGGTGATCACCCCTCCGGCGGTCGCCCGTCCGGCGGTCCGGCGCCCGGCCGGGCCCTCGCGCCGGCGGGCGGTCCGTCCACGCGTCCGCTCCCCGTCCCCTGACGGACCGGCCGCCCGTGCCGTGCGGGGCAGGTCCGGCCTCCCGGGCCCGGCACCGGTCTCCGGGCGGTCCGGGGCGGCCGGTGCCCGCCGGCAGCGCGGCGGGCCGGCCTCCCGGCACGGGCCGCCGTCCCACCCCGGCCGCCACCTCTCAGTCCCGGCCGGCGGTGGCGCGTCCGGCGGTGCCGGCCGGACCGGCGGACGGGGCGGGCCGCGCGGACCGCCGGCGGTGCCACAGGTGGTGCATCGCGTAGGAGCGCCAGGGGCGCCACCCGTCGGCACCGCCCGGACCCCACCCGGCCTCCGGGGGAACGGTCCGGAACACCGGGTCCCGCGGCAGCAGCACGTCCGGGTCGCCCAGGGCCCGCATCCGGATGTAGCCGGCCGCCCAGGCGCCCACGCCGGGCAGCTCCAGCAGCCGGCGCTCCGCCTCCTCGCGGTCCGCGCCCGGATCCAGCCGCAGGGTGCCGTCCGCCAGCGCGGTGCTCACCGCCCGCAGCGCCTGCCGACGGTCCGCGGGCAGGCCGAGCGGGGCCAGCGACGCCTCGGCGAGCGTCTCCGCGGTGGGGAACAGATGGGTCAGCCCGCCCCACCCGGCCGGACGCGCGGCCCCCACCCGGGCGCCGGCAGCGGATCGCCGTAGGCCGCCACCAGCGCCTCGTCCGCCCGCCGCCCGCCCGCCGCCGTGACCCGCGCCAGCACCGCCCGCACCGCCAGCTCCCGCGGGTCGGCCGCGCCCGGTGCCCGCATCCCCGGCCGCCGGGCCACCAGCGGCCCCAGCACCGGATCGGAACCCAGCCGCTCCGCCACCGCGTACGGATCGGCGTCCAGGTCGAACAGCCGCCGCATCCGCTGGGTGGCGGTGGTCAGGTCGCGCAGCTCGCTCAGGTGGAGCCGGCACGCCAGCCAGCCCCGGTCCGCCGGCCCCTCGGCCACCTCGGCCACCCCCACCCCCGTGCGGCAGCCGCAGGGTGCGGCGGTAGACCCGGCCCCGCCCGCCGTCCGGGGCGGGCCCCCTGCGCCCCGCTCGGCGACGGTCACCTCCTCGACCCCGCGCACCGCCCGCCGCTCCAGGTAGTCGAACAGCTCGCCCACCGCGTACGGGCCCCCGGTACGCCAGCCGCAGCGGGACCCCGCCGGGCGCCTCCGGGGCGGCGGCCCGCCCGGCCGCCGGCCCCCCGCCCCCGGGGTGCGCCCCCGGCTCCCGTACCGCGGCCCCGGCGGGTGCCGGCCCCCGCCCCGGGGTGTGCACGGGCGCCGGCTCCCGTACCGCCACCGGGCCGGCCGCGGCCGGCCGGGCCCGGTCCGGGCCGCCGCCCCGGGCCGTGGACCGCCGCCGGCCGGCGTCTCCCGCCGTGCCCGGCCGCGGCCCGCGCAGTTCGCTCGGCGTCGCCGCGTAGATCTCCCGGATGGTGTCGTTGAACTGCCGGACGCTGGCGAAACCGGCCGCGAACGCCACGTCCACCGTCCGCAGGGCGGTGGTCTGCAGCAGCACCCGCGCGGTGTGCGCCCGCTGCGCCCGGGCGAGCGCGACCGGCCCGGCGCCCAGTTCGGCGTTGAGCTGCCGCTGCACCTGCCGGGCGCTGTAGCCCAGCCGGTCCGCCAGGCCCGCCACCCCCTCGCGGTCCACCACGCCGTCCCCGATCAGCCGCATCGCCCGCCCCACCACATCGGCCCGGGCGTTCCACTCCGCCGAACCCGGCACCGCGTCCGGCCGGCACCGGCGGCAGGCCCGGAACCCCGCCCGCTGGGCCCCCGCGGCGGTGGTGAAGAACCGCACGTTGCGCCGCTTGGGGGTGACCGCGGGGCAGCTGGGGCGGCAGTAGATGCCGGTGGTGACCACGGCGAAGAAGAACTCGCCGTCGAACCGCCCGTCCCGGCTGCACACCGCCTCGTACATGCTCTCCTCGTCCATCACCCCTCCAGGGTGCGTGATCGCCGGGGCGCGCGCTGGCGGGATTCGGACATCGCCGCTGCTGATGCGGGCCGTCCGGACCTGGGGGACCATGGGACCGCGGCGGGCAGCCACACGGGGCAGCGGAAGACGGAGACACGACGATGGGCGGAGGCCCGGCGGGCCGCCACCGGGACGCGGACGGCGGCGGGCGCAGCGGCCTGGACGAGCGGGCGGTGGCCCGGCTGCTGGGCAGCGCGGACGCCCAGGAGCTGCTGACCGCGGCGATGGGCACGGTGGAGCCCGGCCCGGGCAGCTCGGTGGGGCTGCTCTACCGGGCCGACGGCGACGGCATGATCCGGCTGCTGGCCGCGGTGGGCGCCGAGGAGCAGGCCCTGGAGCAGTACCGGGTGATCTCCATCGAGGCGGAACTGCCCGCGGCGCAGGTGATCCGTGAGCACCAGCCGCTCTACATCCTGCCCGGCGAGCTCGACGACCTCTACATCGAGGCGGGGCTCGTCCCGGAGAGCATGCCCGCCGAGTACGCGGTGCTGCCGCTGATGATCGGTTCCCGGTGCATCGGGTCGATGGTGCTCGACGTCCCCGGCGGTCACCTGCTGGACACCGCCCGGCACCGGTCCTTCCTCACCCTGGCCTCGCTCTGCGCCCACCGGCTGGACCAGCTGCTGGACCGGGAGCGCCGGGACACCGGCGGGCCGGAGCCCTACGCCGGGCACCCGCTGCTGCCGTTCCGGACCCGCAACCGGGCCGGCATGCTGGAGATGGCCATGGCCAACGCCGGCATCGGCTCCTTCGACTGGGACTTCCCCTCCGGGCGGCTGGTGTGGGACGAGCGGCTGTGCCACCTGTTCGGCATCGCCCCGGCCGCGTTCGACGGCCGCGCCGAGACCTTCTACGAGGCGGTGCACCCCGAGGACCGGGAGATGGTGGAGACGGCCGTGCGGGACAGCATCCGCACCGGCCGCTACCTGGCGCGCTTCCGCATCGTGCGGCGGAACGACCGGGCGGTCCGCTGGATCGAGGCGGAGAGCAGGGTGGTGTACACCGCCGCCGGGGAGGCACGGGGCATGGTGGGCGTCGCCCGGGACACCACCGAGGAACACGCCCGGGAACAGGAGCGGCAGGCGCGCAAGGACTTCGTGCTGGGCATCACCCGGGCGTTCACGGCGGCCTCCTCGTCCGAGGACATCGTCGCCACCCTGGGCGACACCGTGCTGCCGGCCTTCGGCGGCCAGCGGATGGTGGTCTACCTCAAGTCCGAGGACGGCACCATGGAGCCGCTGGGCTCCTGGGGCTTCACCGAACAGGAACGGGAACGGCTGCGCTGGATCAGCCGGATCAGCATCGACAACCCGTACCTGGCCCCGCTGCTGGACGGCGAGCCGATGTTCCTCAGCTCCCGGGAGGAGTTCATGGCGCGCATCCGGGACGAGCGGCTGGTCCCGCTGCCGGGGCTGCACGCCTGGGCGGTCCTGCCGCTGACCACCGCGGACGGCCTGGTCGGGGTCTGTGCGATCGTCTACGACCACCCGCGCGTGTTCTCCCCCGACGACCAGGTGCTGGGCGCGGGGCTCGCCGGCATCCTCGCCCAGTCGCTGGCCAGGGCGCGGCTGTTCGACGAGCGCCGGGCGCACCTGACCGAACTCCAGGACCTGATGCTGCCCCGGCGGCTGCCCCGGCTGCCGGGGCTGGACATCCTGGTGCGCTACCGCCCCGGCTCGGACGGGCTGGACGTCGGCGGCGACTGGTACGACGCGCTGCCGATGCCGGACGGCCGGGTCGCCCTGGTCATCGGCGACGTCCAGGGCCACAGCGCGCGGGCCGCCGCGGTGATGGGCCAGCTGCGGATCGCGATGCGGGCCCACGCCGCCGAGGGGCACCAGCTGTCGTCGCTGATGGCCCGCGCCAACCGGACCCTGGGCGATCTGGAGACCGACCTCTTCGCCACCTGCGTCATCGTCGACATCGACCCGGCGGACGGCACCGTGCGGACGGTACGGGCCGGGCACCCGCACCCCCTGGTGCTGGGCGCCGACGGCCGGGCGGAGGTGCTGCGGTGCCCGGGCGGGATGCCGCTGGGTCTGTTCCCCGGCGGCGACGAGGAGTACCCGGCCACCGAGACCGTGCTGCCGCACGGCGCGACGCTGCTGCTCTACACCGACGGCCTGGTCGAGCGGCCCGGCGCCGACTACGACGAGGGGGTGGCCGACCTGACCCGCCGGCTGGCGCGCGCCGCGGTCACCGCGAACGGGCCGCACGGGCCGGACCTGGAGCTGCTGGCCGAACAGGTGACCACCCGGGCCGTGCCCGAGACCGGGCACCACGACGACGTCGCGCTGCTGCTGGTTCGCCGCCGCGCGCCGGGTACCGGCTGAACCGGACGCGCACCCGGCCGGCCCGGGGCGCTTCGGCGGGCAGACGGCGCGTTGCCCGGCGGTGTCCGTCGACCGTTCACGGCGTTCTCCGTACTCCGGTTGCCGTCCAACAGCGGGTTCCGGCCGAAACCGGCCACGGGGGTGACGGCCCCGACCGATCGGGCATGACCCAGCCGAAGCGCACGAACCCGCCCCCTGTGAAGGACCCCTTGATCTTCATCCAGTTCATCGCGCAATTCGCCGTCATCGGTGGATTGATCGTCCTCGTCCGTGCGCTGCTGGAGCAGCGCAAGCTCTCCGCCGTCAACGCGGTTCCGACGGTGGACATCTCCGACGTGGGCGAGCGGTCGCTCAGGTGCGTGATCAAAGGCTCCGCGGAGCCGCGCCCGGGCGGGCTGCTGACCGGCCCGATGTCCGGGAGACCGTGTGTGTGGTTCCAGGCCACGATCCAGGAGACATGGCGGACGGTCGAAAAGGACGAGGGCCGCGAAATCTCCACCACGCACACCAGCACACGGTGGAACGTCTGCTCGGCGCCGCAGTTGTACGTCCGTGACCCCACGGGCCTCGCCGTGGTGAATGTCGACGGCACGGCCGTCGACGAGCCGGTCCGCAGCCACCTCGTCACGATGCCGGCCGTGGAGGCGCAGCACATCGAAGTGCCGGGGAAGCCGATCGTCCTCGACAAGCGGAAGCTCGACCATACGGTCACCTGGAGGGAGGTGATCGTGCCCCCCGGACAACCGATGTACGTGCTGGGCGTGGGACGGCGGCATCCCGAGACCGGTCACGCCGTCATGAGCAAGCCGGGCCGAGGTCCGTTCATCGTGTCCACGCTCTCGGAGGAGGAGCTCAGGGAGCGCTCGTCGGAGCGGACGAGGAGCAGGTACATCGGCGGCGGTTCGCTGTTCGTGGTCGGCGTCACCGTGTTCACCATCATCGAACTGACATCGGGCTGACGAAGCCGTCGGCACGGTGGGAGGCCGGCCGGAGCCCTGCCGCGGGTCACACGAGAGCCCACCCGGGCGCCGCGCCCGGTCACCGCGCCGGCCGGCCGTGGCCGAGCGCGGCGCCGCCGGCCGTGCGGCCGGCTCCGGGGCCGGCCCAGCGGCCCAGCTCCTCCGGTGTCAGCGGGCCCGGCTCCCCGGCGGCGAGCAGCCCGTGCGCCCGCAGCACCTCGGCGGCGGCCGTCCCCCACGGCCGGCGCAGCCGCGCCTCGTCCAGCAGCGCGCGGTCGGTGAGGAGTTCGCGGACCGGGCCGGTGCGCAGGCCCCCGGGGGCCAGCACCGCCGCGTCGTCCGCCCACCGCAGCGCGAGGTCCACGTCGTGGGTGGCCATCAGCACCGTGGTACCGGCGGCCCGCAGCCGTGCCAGCACCTCCAGCAGCCGCTCCTGCCCGTCCGGGTCCAGCCCCGCCGTCGGCTCGTCCAGGACGAGCACCCTGGGGCGCATGGCCACCGCCCCGGCGATCGCCGCCCGCTTGCGCTGCCCGTACGAGAGCAGATGGGTCGGCCGGTCGTGCAGCGCCGTGATGTCCAGCGCCTCCAGCGCCTCGGCGACCCGGGCCCTCACCTCGCCCTCCGGCAGGCCGAGGTTCATCGGGCCGAAGGACACGTCCTGCCCGACCGAGGCGGCGAACAGCTGGTCGTCGGGGTCCTGGAGGACCAGCTGGACGGTGGTGCGCAGCCGGGTCAGGCCCTTGCGGTCGTGGCTCACCCGGGCGCCGTCCAGCCGCAGCTCGCCCCAGGCGCACCGCAGCCCGCCGCTGAGCAGCCGCATCAGCGTGGTCTTGCCGCTGCCGTTGCGGCCCAGCAGGGCCACCGACCGGCCCTCGGTGACGGCGAAGCACACCCCGCGCAGCACCGGGGGCCCGTCCGGGTAGGCGTATCCGGCGTCGCGCAGTTCGACGACGGGGGGCGCCGGCGGCGGGGTCATGGCAGGAACCTTTCCAGGACGAGCGTGGCGGCCACCAGCGCCGCCAGCAGGGCGAGGGTGGCGCCGACGAAGCGCGCCGAGACGGTGGCGGGCGGCAGCAGCACGCGCAGGGTGCCGTCGTAGCCGCGGCCGGCGAGCCCGGCCTGCAGCCGCCCGGCCCGGTCGAAGGCGCGGACGAACGCGGTCGCGCCGAGCCCGGCGACCGACCGCCAGGCCGCGGCCCGCCCGGAGTGGCCGAGCCGGGCCGCCTGCGCCTGGCGGACCCGGGAGACGGTGTCCAGCAGCAGGAAGCCGATCCGGTACATCACCAGGGCCACGTCCACCACCGGTGCCGGGACACCGGCCCGCACCAGCCGGGGGAGCAGGTCGGAGACCGGGGTGGTGAAGGCGAGGAGCAGCACCCCGAGGGAGGCCGCCGAGGTGCGCAGCAGCAGCTCTCCGGCCTGCACCGGGCCGCCGGGCGCCGGGGAGACCCAGCCGGTGTCCCCGCCCAGCTGTACCAGGAGCGGCAGCGCCCCGGTGACGCAGAAGCCCAGGGGTACCCGGAAGGCGCGCCACAGCTGCCGTCCGCCGACCCCGGCCGGGCCGAGCAGTACGGCGAGTGCGGCGAGGGCCACCAGCGGCGCCCCGGGCCAGGGCGGCAGGCAGATCGCGGTGACCGTCAGGCCGATGCCGAGCAGCGCCTTCTCGGCGGGGTGGCGGTGGCGCCAGCGGCTGCCGTGCGCCGCCGCGTCGATGGGCAGCACGGCCGGTCAGACCGGCCGGCCGGCACGGCCGGGCCCTGGTGCGTCGCCGCCTCGGCGGGCTCCCGTCGGGGCCGGGGAGGGCCGGGCGGCCACCGGGGCGGCGGCCGGACGGCCGGGGGCCCGGGTCGGTGGCCCGCGGACCGGCCTGCGCGGGGTTCTCCGGCGCCGGACCGGCCTGCGCGGGGGCCTCCGGCGCCGGGCCGGCCTGCGCCGGGGCTGCGTCCGGCGCGGCGGCGGCAGCGGCAGCCGCCGCGGCCCGGGCCTCGCCCTGGCGGCGCCCCCGCCGCAGTCCGAAGTAGTAGGCCAGCACCCCGGCGCCCAGCGCGGCCTGGACCGCGAAGAGGGCCGACTCGATCTCACCGGAGGGCGGCTCGTACAGCGGTGTGAACCACGGTTCGTAGTTGGGGTCGTTCTCGGTGATCGCCGTCTGTGCCCGGGCGTCGGCCCCGGTGAACGGTTCCTCCTCGTCGTCGCCCAGGCCCAGCGCGACCGGCAGCACCGCCAGCAGCGCCACCACGGCCAGCAGCAGGGCGTTGATCCTCGCGTTGCGGCTCATCTCAGACCACCGCTCCCTTCGCACCGCCGGCCGGTCCGCCCGAGCCGCCGGCCGGTCCGCCGGGCGGCAGGACGCCCAGCCGGGTCAGCTCGCCGCGGCTGGACTGGACCAGCAGCCGCATCACCAGCACGGTCAGCAGTCCCTCGCTGACCGCCAGCGGGATCTGGGTGACGGCGAAGATGCCGCCGAACTTGGCCAGCGCCCCGGCGAACCCGCCGGCGGGGTCCGGGAACGCCAGCGCCAGCTGCACGGCGGTGACGCAGTAGGTGCTCAGGTCGGCGGCGAACGCGGCGAGGAAGACGCAGCCCATCAGCGGCAGCCCGGTGCGCCGCAGCAGCCGGTACACGCCGTACCCGGCCCACGGTCCGACGACCGCCATGGAGAAGGCGTTGGCGCCCAGCGTGGTCAGGCCGCCGTGGGCCAGCAGCAGCGCCTGGAACAGCAGGGTCACGGTGCCCAGGACCGCCATCACGGGCGGGCGGAAGAGGACCGCGCCCAGGCCGGTGCCGGTGGGGTGCGAACAACTCCCGGTCACCGAGGGGATCTTCAGCGCGGACAGGACGAAGGTGAAGGCGCCGGCGGCGCCGACCAGCAGGGTGCTCTCGGGATTCGCCCGGACCTCGCGGGTCAGCACCCGGGTTCCGTGGAGGACGAACGGCGCGGCGGCCGCGGCCCAGGCGGCGGCGTGGATCGGGGGCAGGTAGCCCTCGGCTATGTGCATGGGGACGCGGGACCTCTCCAACACCTCGTGGATGGACGACACGCCTCGGCCGGTCTCCTGGCTGACGGGTCATGCCGCCCGGTGCTCCGCCTTCCCGGGCGGACGCGGACTTCCGCGCCGTCCCAGTGGCCTCCCCGCGGGGATGGAGCCGGACTTCCCGATCACAGTGGCGAGGGCCGCACCGGTTCTCCACCGGTTTCCCGTGCACCAAGGCCCTGCGACCTTAGTCGGCTCTACGTGCTCACGACAAGCCTTGGCCCGGGCCGCGGGCGCCGTGGGCCGCGGCCGCCGGGCGGCCGGTTCACAGCACCGGCGGCAGCGCCTGCTCGGCCCAGATCGTCTTGCCCTGCCGGGTGTACCGGCTGCCCCAGCGGGTGGTGAGCTGGGCGACCAGGTACAGGCCCCGGCCACCCTCGTCGGTGTCCCGGGCCCGGCGCATCCGCGGCTGGGTGCTGCTGGGGTCGGAGACCTCGCAGGTGAGCACGTCGGTCCGGATCAGCCGCAGGCTCACCGGGCCGCCCGCGTGCCGGATCGCGTTGGTCACCAGCTCGCTGACGACCAGTTCGGTGGTGAACCCCAGCAGCTCCAGCCCCCACGCGGCCAGCTGCCGGCTCACCAGCTCCCGGGCCCGGCCCACCACGGCCGGGTCGGCCGCCAGCCCCCAGGTGGCGGTGTCCTCCGGCGGCACCCGCCGGGCCCGTGCCACCAGCAGGGTCACATCGTCCGGCAGCCGGGTCGGCGGCAGCCCGGCGACGATCTCCCGGGCGACGTCGTGCAGCGGCCGGTGCAGCGCGTCGGCCCGCAGCAGCCGCTCCCGCAGCCGGTCCATGCCCTCGTCCACGTCCCCCTCGCCGCGTTCGATCAGCCCGTCGGTGTACAGCGCCAGCACGCTGCCCGGCCCGACGTCCACCACCGTCTTCTCGAACGGCAGGCCACCCACCCCCAGCGGTGGGCCGGGGTTCATCGGGACGAACGTCACCTCGCCCCCGGGACCGACCACCGCCGGCGGCGGGTGCCCGGCGCTGGCCATCGAGCACCCCCCGCTCACCGGGTCGTACACCGCGTACAGGCAGGTGGCGGCGAAGGAGTCCGGGTCGCCCCCGCCGGGGTCCGCCGACCGGTCCTCACCGGGCAGTTCCAGCAGGCCCGGGCCCGGCACCCCCACCGCCGCGGGGCCCTCGGCGGCGTCCGGCAGCCCGATGCCCAGCGGCAGTTGCAGCACCAGGTCGTCCAGGTGGGTGAGGAGTTCGTCGGGGTCGGGGTCGAGGTCGGCCAGGGTGCGCACCGCCGTCCGCAGCCGCGCCATGGCCGCGGTGGCCCGCAGACCGTGCCCCACCACGTCCCCCACCACCAGGGCGACCCGCGCCGAGGACAGCGGGATGACGTCGTACCAGTCACCGCTCACCCCGCCGATCGGGTCCGCCGGGAGGTAGACGCTGGCGGTCCGCACCGCGGCGGTGTCCGCGGTGGCCGGCGGCAGCAGGGACCGCTGCAGGCTGACCGCCGCCAGGTGTTCCCGGGTGTAGCGGCGTACGTTGTCCAGCGCCAGCGCGGCCCGCGAGGCGATCTCCTCCAGCAGGTCCAGGTCGCCCTGCTCGAAGGGCGGCCGGCCGGGCGCCGACCGCCACAGCAGCACCCGGCCCAGCAGGGTGCTGCGGGCGCACATCGGGGCGCTGAGCGCCGACCGGGCCCCGGGCACCGCCGTCGCCCAGTCGGGCACCTCGCCGCCGGCGTCCAGCTCCGGCACCAGCGCGCCCCGGGTCGGTCCGGCCGGGGAGGCCGGGACCGCCTCGGTGAGCACCGTGCCGACCGGCCGCAGCGCGTCCGCGCCCTCCCCGCCGGCCGCGGTGCGCCGCAGCGCGAGCCGTTCCCGCCGGTCGGACACCGGCTCGCCACCGGTGAACACCGGCTCGGCGACGTCCACCACGATGGTGTCGGCGATCGCCGGCAGCAGGGTGGCGACCAGCTCGTCACTGGTCGCCTGGGCCGACAGCGGGGAGCTGCCGAGGGCCGCGGTGGCCCGGTGCAGCACCGCGATCCGCTCCTGGGTGCGGTGTTCCGCGGTGACGTCGACGAAGGTGACGGCCACCCCCAGCGCCCGCCCGTCGCTCTCCTGCAACCGGAACGCGGACGCCTGGAGCACCACCCCGCTGCGCGGGTCCTCCAGGGTGCGCACCGGGGTGGTGAAACCCAGCAGCGGCTCCCCGGTGTCGATCACCCGCCGCAGCCGCTCGTCCAGCGCCGAGGCGTCCTCGGCCCGCAGGAAGTCGCCCAGCCGGTGGCCGCGCAGGTCCTGGGGGAGGCCGGTGTAGGGCAGCACCGGGGTGTTGGCGCGCACCAGCCGCAGCCCGGTGTCGAACACGGCGAGCCCGAACCGGTCCTGCTGGAACAGCCCGGCGGCCAGGGCGTGGTCCTGGTGCCACCGGGCGATCCGGTCGCGCGGCGCGCCGAGCACCAGGTAGCCGGTCGTCCCGCACGCCCCGTCCAGGGGCACCACCCGGAAGCGGACCGCCACCTCGCCGCCGGCGCCGTGCCGT
It contains:
- the cbiQ gene encoding cobalt ECF transporter T component CbiQ, coding for MLPIDAAAHGSRWRHRHPAEKALLGIGLTVTAICLPPWPGAPLVALAALAVLLGPAGVGGRQLWRAFRVPLGFCVTGALPLLVQLGGDTGWVSPAPGGPVQAGELLLRTSAASLGVLLLAFTTPVSDLLPRLVRAGVPAPVVDVALVMYRIGFLLLDTVSRVRQAQAARLGHSGRAAAWRSVAGLGATAFVRAFDRAGRLQAGLAGRGYDGTLRVLLPPATVSARFVGATLALLAALVAATLVLERFLP
- a CDS encoding energy-coupling factor ABC transporter ATP-binding protein encodes the protein MTPPPAPPVVELRDAGYAYPDGPPVLRGVCFAVTEGRSVALLGRNGSGKTTLMRLLSGGLRCAWGELRLDGARVSHDRKGLTRLRTTVQLVLQDPDDQLFAASVGQDVSFGPMNLGLPEGEVRARVAEALEALDITALHDRPTHLLSYGQRKRAAIAGAVAMRPRVLVLDEPTAGLDPDGQERLLEVLARLRAAGTTVLMATHDVDLALRWADDAAVLAPGGLRTGPVRELLTDRALLDEARLRRPWGTAAAEVLRAHGLLAAGEPGPLTPEELGRWAGPGAGRTAGGAALGHGRPAR
- a CDS encoding energy-coupling factor ABC transporter permease, giving the protein MHIAEGYLPPIHAAAWAAAAAPFVLHGTRVLTREVRANPESTLLVGAAGAFTFVLSALKIPSVTGSCSHPTGTGLGAVLFRPPVMAVLGTVTLLFQALLLAHGGLTTLGANAFSMAVVGPWAGYGVYRLLRRTGLPLMGCVFLAAFAADLSTYCVTAVQLALAFPDPAGGFAGALAKFGGIFAVTQIPLAVSEGLLTVLVMRLLVQSSRGELTRLGVLPPGGPAGGSGGPAGGAKGAVV
- a CDS encoding AlkA N-terminal domain-containing protein codes for the protein MGELFDYLERRAVRGVEEVTVAERGAGGPPRTAGGAGSTAAPCGCRTGVGVAEVAEGPADRGWLACRLHLSELRDLTTATQRMRRLFDLDADPYAVAERLGSDPVLGPLVARRPGMRAPGAADPRELAVRAVLARVTAAGGRRADEALVAAYGDPLPAPGWGPRVRPGGAG
- a CDS encoding GIDE domain-containing protein; this translates as MKDPLIFIQFIAQFAVIGGLIVLVRALLEQRKLSAVNAVPTVDISDVGERSLRCVIKGSAEPRPGGLLTGPMSGRPCVWFQATIQETWRTVEKDEGREISTTHTSTRWNVCSAPQLYVRDPTGLAVVNVDGTAVDEPVRSHLVTMPAVEAQHIEVPGKPIVLDKRKLDHTVTWREVIVPPGQPMYVLGVGRRHPETGHAVMSKPGRGPFIVSTLSEEELRERSSERTRSRYIGGGSLFVVGVTVFTIIELTSG
- a CDS encoding DNA-3-methyladenine glycosylase family protein; this encodes MGAARPAGWGGLTHLFPTAETLAEASLAPLGLPADRRQALRAVSTALADGTLRLDPGADREEAERRLLELPGVGAWAAGYIRMRALGDPDVLLPRDPVFRTVPPEAGWGPGGADGWRPWRSYAMHHLWHRRRSARPAPSAGPAGTAGRATAGRD
- a CDS encoding SpoIIE family protein phosphatase → MGGGPAGRHRDADGGGRSGLDERAVARLLGSADAQELLTAAMGTVEPGPGSSVGLLYRADGDGMIRLLAAVGAEEQALEQYRVISIEAELPAAQVIREHQPLYILPGELDDLYIEAGLVPESMPAEYAVLPLMIGSRCIGSMVLDVPGGHLLDTARHRSFLTLASLCAHRLDQLLDRERRDTGGPEPYAGHPLLPFRTRNRAGMLEMAMANAGIGSFDWDFPSGRLVWDERLCHLFGIAPAAFDGRAETFYEAVHPEDREMVETAVRDSIRTGRYLARFRIVRRNDRAVRWIEAESRVVYTAAGEARGMVGVARDTTEEHAREQERQARKDFVLGITRAFTAASSSEDIVATLGDTVLPAFGGQRMVVYLKSEDGTMEPLGSWGFTEQERERLRWISRISIDNPYLAPLLDGEPMFLSSREEFMARIRDERLVPLPGLHAWAVLPLTTADGLVGVCAIVYDHPRVFSPDDQVLGAGLAGILAQSLARARLFDERRAHLTELQDLMLPRRLPRLPGLDILVRYRPGSDGLDVGGDWYDALPMPDGRVALVIGDVQGHSARAAAVMGQLRIAMRAHAAEGHQLSSLMARANRTLGDLETDLFATCVIVDIDPADGTVRTVRAGHPHPLVLGADGRAEVLRCPGGMPLGLFPGGDEEYPATETVLPHGATLLLYTDGLVERPGADYDEGVADLTRRLARAAVTANGPHGPDLELLAEQVTTRAVPETGHHDDVALLLVRRRAPGTG
- a CDS encoding SpoIIE family protein phosphatase, which codes for MHSAKGDDGCSFAVHDTAVAVVDRGGALVGWTPAAEAVLGHRAADVCGRPVADLLADPGQLTDVLARRTPGVWEGEATVRHGAGGEVAVRFRVVPLDGACGTTGYLVLGAPRDRIARWHQDHALAAGLFQQDRFGLAVFDTGLRLVRANTPVLPYTGLPQDLRGHRLGDFLRAEDASALDERLRRVIDTGEPLLGFTTPVRTLEDPRSGVVLQASAFRLQESDGRALGVAVTFVDVTAEHRTQERIAVLHRATAALGSSPLSAQATSDELVATLLPAIADTIVVDVAEPVFTGGEPVSDRRERLALRRTAAGGEGADALRPVGTVLTEAVPASPAGPTRGALVPELDAGGEVPDWATAVPGARSALSAPMCARSTLLGRVLLWRSAPGRPPFEQGDLDLLEEIASRAALALDNVRRYTREHLAAVSLQRSLLPPATADTAAVRTASVYLPADPIGGVSGDWYDVIPLSSARVALVVGDVVGHGLRATAAMARLRTAVRTLADLDPDPDELLTHLDDLVLQLPLGIGLPDAAEGPAAVGVPGPGLLELPGEDRSADPGGGDPDSFAATCLYAVYDPVSGGCSMASAGHPPPAVVGPGGEVTFVPMNPGPPLGVGGLPFEKTVVDVGPGSVLALYTDGLIERGEGDVDEGMDRLRERLLRADALHRPLHDVAREIVAGLPPTRLPDDVTLLVARARRVPPEDTATWGLAADPAVVGRARELVSRQLAAWGLELLGFTTELVVSELVTNAIRHAGGPVSLRLIRTDVLTCEVSDPSSTQPRMRRARDTDEGGRGLYLVAQLTTRWGSRYTRQGKTIWAEQALPPVL